The genomic interval TGCCAGACCGTCGGATAGGCTTCGACGCGGAAAAGCTCGGAGACCGCCACCGATCCCGGCTCGCAGCAGACCGACAGGTCGTTGCGCAGCAGATCGACGATCATCAGGTTTTCCGCCCGGTTCTTTTCGTCGGTGCGCAACGCCTCGGCCAGCCGGGCATCTTCCTCCGGGAGCGACGAACGCCGCGCCGTGCCTTTCATCGGGCGCGTATAGATCTGTTCGCCGTTGCGCCGGAAGAAAAGCTCCGGCGACAGGCTCAGCACCAACCGCTCGCCCGTGTTGACAAAGGCGGCGTAGGGGACCGGTTGCTGGCGCCGCAGGGCCAGGTAAAACGCGATCGGATCGCCCTCGAAGCGGAAACGCAGCGGCAGCGTGAAGTTGATCTGATAGACCTCGCCTTCCCGGATCAGTGCGCGGATGTGCTGCACGCGCTCGCGATAGGCCTCGCGCGAAAGCGCCAGGTGCAGATCCCGCACCGCATAATCGCCGGTCTCCCCTGCCAGCGCGGCCGTAGCCGCCGGTGCCAGCACGTGCGGCATTTCATAGACGCCAAACCAGGCAAGCGGCCCGGTTTCGTCCGGCACCTGGAGCGGCATGGGCGCCAGCGCATAGCCGGCCTCGTAGGCCATGTAGCCGGCCACGTAGTAACCGGCCGCAACGGCCCCGTCGAGTGCCCGCAGCAGCGCCGGCACCTGCTCCGGGGTGTCGGCCTGCAGTACCCGGACCGGCCGCATGAACAGCAGACTCCGGCGGTTTTCTTCGTCCGGTCGGGCGGTGTCGAGCCAGACCGTGCCCGGCAGCAGCAGTGGATGCATACGTCAACTCGTTGCTTTCCGGGCTTGTACGCGGCACCTGCCGTTTTGCCCCCGAATAGCCCCTGCGGTTACGATGCCGGCGATTGCATCCGGCAATGCGTCTGAAACTGCTCGTAGACAAACTGCAGAAGCTTTTCAGCTTCTTTCTCGGGAAGGTCTCGGATTTGCGGGCCTCCGATAGCCGGCGCGCCGGCCATATCCACCTGCAGACTGGCCAGTCCCAGCCGGCGCTGAAACAGCGAGCGCGACAGCGAAAAGACCTGCATTTTCTGATAGGGCAGGCACCAGATGCGGTGCCGGAAAACACCCTGCCGCACGAACAGGTAGGACGCTTCCACCGCGTAGCCATGACGGCGATACTGCAGCCAGGCCAGCAACGGCGCCCCTGTGGGTAGCCCCAGCAGCAGCCAGCGCACTTCGGGCCAGATCCACCCCAGTCCCAGAAGCACTCCTGCCCCGATCAGCAGGTAACGCACGGTGGCGCGGCGGATCATGCGCGGCGAGACGCGCTGCCAGCTCGCAGGAAGCGCGATCGGCCACACATGGGCGGCAATTTGCTGGATCTCGGACAGCCGCCCGAAAGGCACCAGCGTCTGTACGCCCTGCGTTTCGCGGTCCAGCCCGATCAGCTGCGCCTCCAGCGCATACCATCCGAAGTGCTGCATGAGCGGATTGGTCCGGATGACCAGGGCCTGAATCCGTCGCCGGGGCAGCGCGCTTTCCGCCACGGTAAACAGACCGCTGCGCCGGTAGAAGCGTTCCCCTTCCTGCCAGAGCTGAAAGCCGTAGAAGCGCACCACATGCACCACGATCCCGGCCACCCAGCCCAGCAGCGCCGCCAGCAGAAGCGTGGCCATGGTGGCCAGCAGCGGCGCCTGCTCGAAGGCCTCCTGCACCCAGTGCAGCCGCCCGCGCACCACCCAGTCGATCAGGTCCTCGGGCGTCAGGTCCAGGTACTCCATGCCGGAAAACATACCGGCCAGGTACACCAGCGAAAAGTGAAATGCCCCGGAGCGCAGTAGCTGCGCGGGCGTCATGGCAAACAGCAGCGTGCGTGCCGGTTGCACCGGTTGCTCCGTCACCGGACCGCTCCGAAACGCCCGCACCTGTTCTTTCAGCCGCTGCGCTTCGGCCAGGCTGACGAAAGCGATCTCCCCTTCGGTTTCGGCGCTCCCGGCCGTCTCGATGCGCACGCGGGCCAGCCCCAGCAACCGCGCCAGCAGCGTCCGCTCGATCTGAATGTTCTGAATGCGATCGATCGGAATGCTGCGTCGCCGGTGCGTCAGCACGCCGCTTTCGATGAGCAGTTCGCGCGGCGTCAGCGCATAGCGAAAGCGCAGGTAATGTGCCAGAATCAACGGAAAGGCGAGCAGGCCGTACAGCATCAGGGTGATCAGCGTCCCCTGATCGATCGTCTGGCCCCGAAGCGCCGGCAGCAGCAGAATGAGGAGGGCCGGCAGACTCATCAGCAGGCGCACCAGCAACGTCAACGGGTGCAGCCGGCGGAATTGCGGGGCTTTGGAGGATGGTTCGGACGCAGGCGAACGTTCCATCAGAGCGTTTCCTCCAGCGGGTACCGCTTGATCGCATCCCGCAGCGCCTCGGCCTGTTCCTGGCGCAGGCCGGGTAGCACGACGGCGCTGTGCCGGGTACCGGCCGTGTGCAGCACGATGCGGGCCAGCCCGAATTCGCGCTCGATCAGGTCCTGGGCAATGTCCAGATGCTGCACGCGCCGCAGCGGCACGATCGTGCGCACGCGCACCAGCACCCCCCGCTCCAGCACCAGTTCTTCGGGACCCAGCGCGTAGCGCCAGTAGCGATAGCGCAGCCGGGGCAACCACCAGCTCATCACACCGCCCCCGACCAGCACCAGCCCCAGCAGAGAACCCGGGGGCAACCACCGATCCGGCGCAAACAGATGGGTTACTTCATAGAAAACGACGGGAATCAGCACCAGCAGCGTCCAGAGCAGCAGCTTGATGCGCCAGACGGTACGAATGGCCGGATCCAGCGATTCCATGGGACAAAGGCCGGGTTCCTGCAGCAGTGCTGCTGGTATTCGCCAGAGAAGAAGGAGGTTTCCGCTTTACGAACCCGGCGCGAGGTGGCGTGCCCGATAGAGGCCGTCCGGCACGTAACGGTTGATGGAGATCCAGTAGGCGCGATCGGTTGCCAGGATGAGTTGCAGCGGCAACAACGGCGTGCCGGGGCGCCAGCGCATGAGCCGCAGGCTGTCGCCCACGGCATAACCGTCTTTTTCCGGCGTCATGGGATCGTCGGCCCAGAGCGTCAGCGCCGTGCTGTGCCCCTCCCAGCGGATCTGTCCGGCACATCGCCCCTCGGGTGTGAAGGCCAGCAACAGATCGCCCGGCCGGAGATCAAGTCCCTGCAACGCATCGGCCGGCAGCAGGAGCGTGGCGTTGCGGCCGGTCCGAAAGGCACAGGTCGGCTGCGCATGGGCGCCGGTCGCCACCAGCAGACCGCACGCCAGCAGCCCGATGCAACGACACCTGACGGTCATAGCTCAGCCGGCCGCTTCTAACGGATTCAGCCACAGGCGGATGAACCCGTCATGCTGCCGCATGGCCATCATCTGCGCCCAGCGCCACGTGCCCGTCCCGGTGCGCACACGCACCCGCCAGACACGCGGTCCCGCTACCCCATCCTGCACGCACTGCACATAATGCAGCGCCAGCTCCAGATCATGACGATGCACCAGTCCCCACCAGGGATGCCCCAGCAGTCGATGCCGTCCCGGCCCCAGCCAGCTGCTGTGGCCGGGGCTCACCGAGCGAATGATTCCCTCACGGTCCACCACAAGGGAGACGGGCTCCGCCCGTACCGAAGGAATTGGACGAACTTCCAGAAAGGCCGGCTGCATACTTCCTCCGTTGATTTGGAAACCTGACTGTACGTAACATACCGCAGTGCTTCCGTCCGTGTTACTTCCGAAACGCTCCGGGCGGCTTAAAGAAAAACCCCCTTCTCGGAGTAACTTCCGGCGCATTCATATAGGTAGAAAAGGCGCAATCCCTTCGCCGGGCTTAACTCGGCGCGGTTTCGGTCGATCCCCCTGTTAGACGAACCCGCAACCATGCCTTGCTATGAAACAGGTGCCCGGTCGTCCCATGTCGTTTACCTTCGACCACGAAGCCGTTGCCGAACTGCCGCCGGTGCTTCAGCGCTATGTGCTGGCGCTGTACCACCGGGTCTGGACGGCCTACCGGAAGGCGGGCTGTCCTTTCGGAGAGACGGATGCGGCCATGCTGCTCTGGTTCGAGTTTCGAAGCTACGCTACGACAAACTGAGGCGTTGCAAATCTTTCCCGTCTACGCTGCAACCGGAGGCGCCCCCTGTCGTAAGGATCGACGAACGCAACCCATTTCGTCGATCTCAGGGAGGAGCCATGGCC from Rhodothermus marinus carries:
- a CDS encoding PH domain-containing protein, translating into MERSPASEPSSKAPQFRRLHPLTLLVRLLMSLPALLILLLPALRGQTIDQGTLITLMLYGLLAFPLILAHYLRFRYALTPRELLIESGVLTHRRRSIPIDRIQNIQIERTLLARLLGLARVRIETAGSAETEGEIAFVSLAEAQRLKEQVRAFRSGPVTEQPVQPARTLLFAMTPAQLLRSGAFHFSLVYLAGMFSGMEYLDLTPEDLIDWVVRGRLHWVQEAFEQAPLLATMATLLLAALLGWVAGIVVHVVRFYGFQLWQEGERFYRRSGLFTVAESALPRRRIQALVIRTNPLMQHFGWYALEAQLIGLDRETQGVQTLVPFGRLSEIQQIAAHVWPIALPASWQRVSPRMIRRATVRYLLIGAGVLLGLGWIWPEVRWLLLGLPTGAPLLAWLQYRRHGYAVEASYLFVRQGVFRHRIWCLPYQKMQVFSLSRSLFQRRLGLASLQVDMAGAPAIGGPQIRDLPEKEAEKLLQFVYEQFQTHCRMQSPAS
- a CDS encoding PH domain-containing protein — protein: MESLDPAIRTVWRIKLLLWTLLVLIPVVFYEVTHLFAPDRWLPPGSLLGLVLVGGGVMSWWLPRLRYRYWRYALGPEELVLERGVLVRVRTIVPLRRVQHLDIAQDLIEREFGLARIVLHTAGTRHSAVVLPGLRQEQAEALRDAIKRYPLEETL
- a CDS encoding PAS domain S-box protein, whose protein sequence is MQPAFLEVRPIPSVRAEPVSLVVDREGIIRSVSPGHSSWLGPGRHRLLGHPWWGLVHRHDLELALHYVQCVQDGVAGPRVWRVRVRTGTGTWRWAQMMAMRQHDGFIRLWLNPLEAAG